The following DNA comes from Phalacrocorax carbo chromosome 14, bPhaCar2.1, whole genome shotgun sequence.
GTGCTTCGCAGCGAGGACCAGGAGGGGCAGacaaaaatgcagtaatttctCCATGTTTCCTCTTCACAGTACTGAACCAGACCTtgagaagcaggaaaatatCACACATCTCAGCTTATTTGCTTCACTCCATAATCACACTGGAGTTCCCCTGCATGTCTTCAAGTAGGTTGCTGCTCCATGTACCTACCCTATGACAGCCATTCTCACAATCTCTTATCCAAGCAGCCAGAAACTTTCACCAATAAACTAAGTTGCTcatatattctgttttcttctgttatatTTGCAAGCAGGTTGCCTCAAGCAAACCAAGTCAGACCCAATCAGAGCCCTTTAAAACCGGCCTTGGGGTTACTTTTACACTACAACAAACATACAAAACTTCTCTACCTGGTGTAGCTAGAGGTAGTATCACTCAGAGCTGACTTACGTCCCACTTATGACAACAAActcagggcacaggcaggacctCCTGTCAGCACTGCTTGCAATAATCTGAATTTGAATGCGTGTGGAACATAAGAAGTTggtgcttctctctctctcaacataaaagtaatttaaactAGAAGGTCTTGCTCTGCCAGAAAGGTATGAGGGCACGGAGTTTGGACAGGCCAGGTCTGCCCCATCATCTGTGCACAAAAGCAGCACTCAAGAGTCCTAGTTTTGGGCAAGGGCCCACTGTTCCAACAGCtgtaaaaacagcattttaacagATAATCATGttcttttagttaaaaaaaaataaaaaaaataaatctgagagCTCATACCAGTTAGTTTAGTGTAGGCTTCCATGTCCTCCATTGCTGTAGAAATCTGGTACAGTTTTCCTCCAGAgccttctattttaaaaaatttgtctGCTTTTTGAAAGGCTTCCGTAATCCTAGTTTGTGACAAAATTAAGACTTAAGGATAGCATCGTTTTTGAAACATCTTATTCCTCAAGggtcaaaaaagaaacacattagTACGTTACAAATAGAAGACAATAGAAGAAACTGCAtcccaggcacagagcagaCCCTGATTACACTGCAGTATGTCCTATCTCCATGCTGTCGATGCACATTTCAGAGTCTTTCCATTTACTGAAAATAGGTTCAAATCAGACCTTAATATTCTTTTAATGAATGAGCACATCCACTTTGTTCTGCTTCAGACTGAGTTTAACACAGCTTAGATGACTGCAGAACCCTGCAAGACAGTGGCACGGTCACTCAGCTGCAATGAGGCTGCCTCACAGACGACCATGTCCTTTTACAGACTCGCTACTCCAGGAGTTAACTGAGAGAATACAAAGTGTTGTAAAGGTAGAGCATCATGAACATGTGGTATTTTCAGGTAGGAAAAACTGATGTTCTTAAGATCAAGTTCTTCCAGAGTTCCCTGTACCTCTTTGTCATTTCCAGCTCTTGCACTCATTTGAATAGGCTGCTGTAATTACAGTAAGCCAAGAACTACTTTTCTTGGCTGTTTTACTCCTCACAAGTAGGCACCGTCAAACCTTATTTTTAGTCTGAGTTTTAGAGGATCACTAAACCAGGAGCTGAAGTTTATGATAAGAAAGCAGTCATGTACTGTGTAATCCTCTGTGTTCCTTTTTCCCAAACTCAGCAGGTGGTTACTCAGCAGCCAAGATCctaatgagaaaatattttgggatactagtatttctgctttccaaggaaagtaaaaagaatAATGCTATAGGGAAACTTCTGTGGACATCAAAAAGTACAAATGCAGGTAGCCAGCTGAGTTGGTCCTGAACAATTCCTGCTGTGGCATTACATAAACACAAAGTAGGGCCTCAGCTGAGCTCACTACTCTGTTAGTAACCTTGGTCTATTAACCAGCCAGTTTGAACTAAGCGGTCTCTAACTTGTAGATAAAGATTTGACTTCAGCTGCCAGCAGTTAAACAGCATAAGCACACCTTGGTCCCATGATTCTTCAGAGCTGTagtaattttcctttaactGAATTTCACGTGGAAGGATGTTGTTGTCCTCTCTTCTTCTTGTTAATTACAGCCTCTGCGATACTCTAAGCACTGAGCCTTGCCACAAGAATTGGGATACATAGCTGAGTGGCTTTTATTCTATGTCACACCTTACTGATTATCGGAATATTCCAAATGGATATAGTTTcaagaacttaaaaataaatggaatgcaagaaaaggaaagtataATACTTGCATTATTTCAATGATGTTGCCAATCTTATGCTGGTATGCTCGGCGGTGCAGGCAATTCCGTGTGTGGAACATATCATACAAATTTCCAGCTTCctgaatcaaaaaaaaaaacccatcaccTTTTACTTTGGACATTGTCTTAATTGGAAAACTAGAACAATCAGCAATCAAATGAGTTGTCTCCTTCCATTTGCAGCATAGAGCAGAATGATTATTTTTCACAACTTATAAATTTTGAAAGAGACTCAGGCTGCCATGAGAGAGCAGAGACCTGACAGTGACCCCAGGCAGCCTGGGCAGAGAAGAAGACCTTTTGTTCCTTCAGCAGCCTCTTGCCAAAGCCACATTCACCCCTTGCTCAGAAGACCTGAGCAGGATCACGCGCAGCTGGTGGGTTTGCAGAGTCTCCCCTAGAAGGAACCGCCACAAGCCCTTTCAAAGAGGAGcttgctctctccctcccttccttaaACCAGTTGCTTCTGAGAACAGCTTTCAGAGCAGCAactccttcttcctctcttgcGCTAAAAAAGCATCTGGCAGGCAACGCCAGAATCCCCTTGCAATGCAGAGTGCAGCCGTACCATGCACGCCCCGTATGTCCTCAGTGTGCTGCTAAACCTCACACGCATTTTGTGGCTGAGCACCCCCTCAGTTCACACACACTGCTTACCTTGTCACGGGTACAAATATGCTTCTGGTTTTTTACTTCACAGACCCGAGTGAATTTAAGTAATCGCTTATAATCAAAATTATTCTGGATTCCTAGGTGATGGCAGTCCCTAAAAATATTCCACAGAGAGTGTTTAGCAATGAGACCACACATAAATACAGTAGCATTTTTGCAGTAGGAATTCACAATAAAAACAAGAACTGTAAGATTTGTACCTTGCAAAATAATCCCACTTGTCAACGTCAATgccattttttttgttagctaCTATCTCATATAGGAAACTTTTCTCCTTTGGTCGACCACGGTAGGGCCACTGACAATGGGGGAGccgagaagaaaaaaaaaaacacaacacaataATAAAGCGTGCAAGCAATGTCAGAACgatattttaaagacagtggGAATACACTTTCATTTAGGCTGTGATAAACATCCAACACTGAGGTAGCAAAGAACATGAAGACAATAAAAGAGCTTTCAGAATCTGTCAGCCACTAGAAATCCAGAACCAGGGCGTAAGCAGCTGACTTCCCAGAATATCAGGAAGAATAAAAACCACGTAcaaaagtatttcatttttcactagACTAAAGCAAAGCCTGAAGCTTTgaaattcccccccccccaaaaaaaaaaaaaagcatagcaacagagaggggaaaaggtTGGAATCATTTAATCCTCAGGGAATTAGATAACCCACAAACATCTCACTGCCTTGCCGTCTTCCACAATGAACTATACAACTTTATAGAATGgagttttaaaacaattatttagatgttttaaacagaaattgtttAAACAGCCAGCTACTTAAACTCCTAACCCACAAGGATAATTCAGCCATGAGGCAAACAGGAAATCAACACCAAAACAATAAGATACAAGTTGCacataaacattattttcttggaAATTCAATGATTCTTCagctaaacaaaaaaatgtcaTAAAGTGGTCTTGAAATTCTGAAGGCAGAAAACATTGGCCGTCATGATATCTGCATTACAGGAATATTAAATTTGATATGAATAAGAAAAGGAACACATTTAAGCAGTGGGAAAAGAGCACATCATAGACAAAAATGTCCTGTGCTGATCACaaagagctctgctgctgggacAATGCTCAGGACGCTGCTTATGTTCAGTGAATAAACAACCGGTTGTTCGTGTCAGGACCAGAAGGCCGCAACATGACAGCATCACAGGACAGGTGCCTcatcagcagagcagcctgttATCTGGTAACACCACTCAAGTACAAATGACTGCCAGTGGAAGATTCTGCAGCCTAACACCAGAAGGGTGGCAAGAAGGTTGCCACATTTCATGTATGACACTCCTTTTCCCATTATTCTGCTGGGAAACAGGCACAGAAtccaaagaaggaaaacagatatTGGGTAAGAACCTAGCACAAGATCAATGGCAGTGGAAGGCAGCAAGATTTGTATGCAAATGAGCGCAAGTGGGTAAAAATCAACTTGCAGGCTTTGTAAATTAATATCCCTTTCCTGTAAGATCTCAGACTGAATTTTATTATGCTAAGCTCCCCATGTTTGTCATCAGACTGCTGGAGTACAGAGGGTGGAACTACACACTactacagcagaaaataatgGCTAAGTGCTAACGTTTGTGGGTGATTTGTTTGGGACAAAATACAAATTCTTATTAGGACCAGATTGTCATGACAGATCTCCCACTGACAGGTTCTTAATTCTGGTAGCAGCTGAATGGGTGTCCTTGAAGAGATGACAAGAGCTGTGAGGAGAGAGGACTTAATTCTTTCACAGAGTTGCAAGGATTAATAATTACGATCTCATCTTCTTTGCCTCTTAAGGCAACATATTTCTTCAAGTCTTATCCCTGCCTCTATGTTTGTTACTGCAATAAATCCAAGCATTTTGCTATCATCATCCAAGCTGACGTGGCTCTGGCACCTGGGCCACGCTTGCATTCCTCATTGCCTCATGTCTGCCAgttctcaggttttttttaccCATTACCAGCTTGTTACCCTAAAATATCTCCATATTTTCTTCGTACGGCCCCCTGAGAACACTACCTCCCATCACCACTGCCTTAGGGCACCCAGTAAACAGGCTGTTATCCTAACCTTGTCATTTAAGGCCTCCATTAAAAACTCAGTTCTACCAATCTAGTTAGACTGAATTAGGTTCTCTAAATACAAATAACATTGTTAAGCTTTCCTCTAATCTGGTCTCTGAGGTATGAGCTCCTCAGGAAGATGTAAGCACGTTAACATAGTGAAGCTACCGCCTCCTGCCAGCACTGTGAGAAACAAAACACTATGCTTCTCTAGCATCTCTTGTGCCAGGATTCTCAGAATTTCACAGGGCTAAAAATAAGCAATACAACataacagaagcaaaaattatatactctttcagtaaaattaAAGACATTTATTGGAATAACCCCAGGAGCAGTACACTGACTCACCATTTTCTCACAAGTGTTTTCATCTACAGGCCCTCCTATTTGTTCCTTGATGAAGGTCATATCTTCTTCCAGAACAAGACCATATGACTTCATGATGACTTCTAGTTTATTGGAAATGATCAGGTGCTCAAACATTTCAACAGAAGCAGTTTcatgctgtgaaaaaaacacACCTAAATGCTGCCTTACAAAAAGTTTAAGCATCTTTCCTGCAGTGTCACAGCCTTCTCCTAacccagcagcactgcctggcAGGGCACCTGGGTATGGTTTGGAtctaagcaaacagaaaatcacCTGGTCTACAGAGTCCAGAAGCACACTCTTCAGCAGAGCGCTgctctttttgtattttaactaACAGCAGTAAGACAGTTATAAtgttaaaagacaaaataaccAATTCTGCTACGCAGAAGACTAACAAGTTTACTCAGCTGATTTTACAGAGGCCTGAAAGGACTGCGCTACATTTCATTCACAGCAAACAACCCTTGAAACTCTGTTCAAAGTTTCTGAAAGTTTGAATACTAAATACTGTATTAAATATCCTGGCCTCGAACTAAAATCTCAAACTGGAAAGTTAGCTCCTAGTTGATATTTTGCATCTGTACAATATATTCTGAAGAAAGcttgcaaaatgcattttaaggcACAACACTGGCTTAAAATGATCAGTGCAATCCTAACGAATTCCGCCTCTTCGGAGTCACACTACAGATTGACAAGACAGACATTTCATTTCTCCTCTGTGTCACCCAGAATGACATCTGCAGGAAGCAGGCATGCGTACACAGATCTCATAGTACACAGGAGTTCAAGAGTATTTGCACTTTCAGGTAAGAGATGCTGGTGACAAACATAACATCTGCCCTCACTTACTTCTCCCCACACCTCCTTCTGCTTTGCTAGTAAGGCTGCATCTGCTCACAGCCACACTGAGGCAGCTGGTGTTCCCCAAACAAACAGTTAAAGAGAACAAGGAAATCATGACAAGATTAAAAGACAACATCCTGGTTTTTAATGCCATCAAAATGATGCAATAACAAACAGCTAGATAATCACTATATTCTCACAAGCACCAGCAGTCATTAAAGATGAATTATTCTCACTTTAAAAACAtcagttttctatttttaggTTGATAGTGAAAAGCCTACCTTCCACTTCAAACCTGGACGAGTGAGTGGAACAAATCTTCCATCGAACATGTGTGAAAATGGCCCAtgaccttaaaaataaagattacaCAGGCTTAATCTGAGACATGGTTGTCAGTAAAAATACTTTGAGCAAGCTAAGGATCTGGAATCTCTTCTATTTGACTTGATCTTGACATCATCTATGAGGAAGATTCAGCTGCAGCAAGTACACTTTCCTAAGACACCTTAAGTACTACTGCACTTAACATGGCCAGTTCCATTACCCAAACCACAAGCAAGTACTGCAGTGACTGAGAACATTAATTACTTTGTGCcagctctgaagaaaataagtagttataaaataatcataatttttGAAAGGGCCACTAATTTTCactctgaaatgttttaagagACCTGAGGACATCACAGAAGGAAACGGACACTGAGGGCAGAACTCTAACCATAtggaaagaagacagaaaactaGCTAGAAGTGGCTGCAGGTTCACCAAGTAGAACTGCCTCCACAGATGTACTCAGACCAAACAGGAACAGATAAATCCTGTCTCAGAATAAGGCCACTCACTGAGCAGCCCAAAGGAGCTCTCACATTCTGATCCTGCAGCCAGCTTTTCATCCAGGTTAGTTTTCAAAGAGCAACAAGACATCTCAAGCATTGCTTACCCAAATCATGACAAAGCCCAGCTATTTCTACACAGAGGATATCTCGCTGGGTTATATCCAGTTCTGGTTGTCTCTCCTTCAGTGCACGAACCAGACATCCTGCTAGGTAGCCCaccctgcggggggggggggggggggggcgggaagaAAAGCGAATATAGTAGTGGTTTAGGCTGAACAGAAAAAGAGCAGTTCATCTATTATATCTTGCTCCATTAAGTCACCGCCCTTGTCTGAGAGGTAGCGCACAACAAATACTCAAACCCTGACCTGCAAAAGAATCACAGACGAACTATTTCTTGCAGTAGAGTTTTAGTCATCAGTAACACGTTTGAACTCAAAAAAGCACATGAGATAACATGTGCAAGACATGGAGACAACAGCACCCTGCAGTTTTCCTAAGGCACAACCACAGAGGAACTGTGTAAGCCAACAGCAGTGCATTATTGGCAAGCATGCGTCTTGAAGCACCACAGCTTACACATCTTCCTTTGACTTCCAGTCAGTGCAACTGCAAAGGTCCGCAAGAgtcaaagcattttcttcttcttttaaattGCTATTCTAACAATAGctcatgaaaattatttatcttccttttattcATTTCAGATTTGACATTTAATTTCACTGAACGGGACCCTATGTTCTCATGATATGAGAACAGCAGGAAGAAACATAAGGCACATACTCCTATAAACTGTTTACAAGCTCTACACCAACTTCCTTCCGTACTTGCCTCCGTAGTTCCCTTTGCAGAACATCTTAAAGCAAGACAGGTTTTTCCTATGAGGAGGTAGCATCTTCTATTAAACCAAATTTTACTGATCAGTGTTTTTTTATTAGACCAATAAGCACTTGAAGGTCGCTTCTATTTCAACACTGTAGAAATCTTTGAAATTATACACAAGTTGAGAACTGCCCTAAATTTAACTATATAGATTAATTTAACTGTTTAGAAGAACAGGTTGTTACCACCGGAGTTTTCAGACTCCTGTtgtgaaagctttttttatatCCCtcacatttttgtcttttcaggtTTACCAGGTGCAAAAGAGGATTAAAACTGTCTAGCAAGTCATATACAGCAGCCCCAGTACCCTTCTCAGGTTTAtggtttaaaaatcaaattttgaCCAGGGAGAACATAAAGCACTCAGTTTTTAATTAGCATTTTTCTTAGAAGAAGGGCGGGGGACGAAATCTAACATTGATCCATCTTGTACGTTTCATTATCTGTCTTTATTAAATGAAGTTCAAGGGAACAGCCCATAATCACACAGGATATCCAGGAACTTTTGTGAGACCAAAAATGCCACCATAGCAGCTTTCACCAATGCTCAAAGACAGCAATGTCACCAAGATAGTGGtggctttgttctgcttttttttttttaatctgtatcTTAGTCTTTGAAACCAAGGTGATGGGACAGTTAAACACATTATTGCTGTGGGACAGTTAAAATGCTAACATTATTGCTAAGCTATTACCTTTTGTATCCTATCCCCTTTAACAACAGGTTGAGGAGTGTTTTAATGTAACAGGTTTGTGGTGTGTTTTAGAAAGCTTGGCGAGGTGAAGGGTGTCCTACCTTACATACTTTACATTCCACTTGGGTGCtatggagaaagaaacaaattacattAGCAGTGCCCACGCACGCAAGAAGGGGTCAATCAAAGGACACTTGATACAACCACCAGAGACCACTGGGGACCACTGGAGGTACCCTCAGCTTTCGAGGATGCATGCGTAATGACTATGGAAATATGATAATTAGTTCGGGGAAATTTGATGCATATGTATGTAACCAGACAATATAAGTTTTGGTTGATGTAATCTgcggtatgcacgttaggaggagcgatcccctgtgcatccggCACCGTGattaaagaatgcctgccttttaacgGTTACGAGGTTAATTGGTTAattggtgttacgaggtttattccTGATTTCGTTGACAGCAATGTCCCTTGGCTGGCACTCCACGCTTGTGGAACCAGGCTTGGGGAAATCCGGATACGCACGGAAGACAACATCACCTTACCCTATAGAGTGTTCGAAGCGGTTGTGAGAGGCTCCTGGAAAAACTAAGTAAGTGCCACCCAGCTGCTTAATGTATCGAAGGCGCTGAAACTGAGGTGTGTCGATGATGCGAACAAGAAGTGGATGTATTTCAATGTGTCCATGAATTGGATCATTAAAAACCTACAAAAGCCAAACAATAGtgtaattaacatttaaaacctGACTTTTAGAAGATACAGGCACCAAGGTACAGGATATCTAGAATGATCAGGTATTTGGTGGGAGAACgcaatggttttttttctcctgtaaaacAGCCATACCCTGCCCACCCTGTATCAAGATTTATCTGGGACAACTACTTAAGCACGACATCAAAAAAGACAAAGCTGCATATTTCAGAGGGTAAGGGAATTAAAGTCAAAATCTCAAACTGTTACCTTCACCTGTGTAATTCCAGGTGAGAAAACGGCTGTCTGTATTAATCTACTATTCCAGTTAAAGCAGAATACTGCAATACATGTCTCTGATATCCAGTAAGAACTGTTTCGTTTGACATTGTTCATGTTTTTTGAAATCAAGTGAAATTCTGCAGAGTGGAAATCAGGATTCCTACTTTTTTCATATAAGAGAAggcaaaacccaaaacacctgAAATATGAAAGAAGTACTCCCTGATCATCCCTCAGCACAGATTTTAAGAGACATCTGAGTAACCACAGTGACTTACTAAGAAAAAGATGAACACACACATTTGATCTTTGCCTCAAAACAGCAGGTGAAACCATGTTATCACACAATTATCTTGGTAAAATACTGAGGCAAATAAGGTTTTCCTGTGTTCTCTCTGCCCTCAGTCACTGAGCTGACAGGGCTTTAGCAGACGGGCAGACTAAGGAACGCGTGCGTCCCCGGCCCAAGTCAGACCAACATACCCCACCGTGAGAAACTGCCGGACGCGGCAAAGTGTGGGAGCGAGGCGGCCTCCGTTAATCCAGGGCTGGGGCTAAACTAATAGAagagggggcggcgggggggcgagggggggctCTGCACAAAGAGACGTGAAAGGGGCGCTTCTCAGCCCCTTTCAAACAGCTTATCTGCCCGTTCAATCTCTCACAACCCCAGGTGCCCCCATAAAGCTCCGACGCTTTCAAATATTCTTCTGGCTAACGTGGTTTTTCAGAAGCCATCCGCTCTCAAGGAAAGGGGCTCGGAGATCGCGGCTCCGCGAAGGGaaggcgccccccgccccccaccccgccggtACCTTCATGGCGtccgcgccccgccgcggcaGCTTCTGCAGGCAGGCCAGCGCTTCCAGTCGCTCGGCTGGGCGGCTGCGAAGGAGACAAACGCATCGAGAGCAACGCTGGCAAATGCATTTCCCTCTACAATTTGCAGTACATACGGAATTACTTGTGCAAGCTCGTATTACTCCGATATTCGATGACTCTTTTATGGAAATACggatttctgcagctttttcagAAACATACTGAAAGCATTTATCTTTCTAAAGTCAAGTACAGAAGGAAGAGAACAAATAGTTACAGAAGCTGTCTGTAAAGCAGTGTAAGTGCTTCTCCCACTTACACAGAACCGAGAACTAGAAATACCAGGAAACACGCAATTTTTTTTCATCGACTTCTTTTAGGGAAAGTCACATTTGGGGATAAGTCCTTTAAACGTATGGGAAGGAAAACATGCAGTGCCTGAATAACCGACACCTTTTAAGgttgaaaaaaattccttaatCTAAAATGTCAAAGTCCCAATAAaccatttttataaaaatttgtTAGTGAACTCTGTATTAAAAGAAGTTTATTTTTGCCAAATTAACTTGAATTTTACATAAATTTCAACTCCCAACAGCAGAACCACTGGAGTTTGAAAGATGCTCCAATTTTGTTGAGAAGTGATTCTTCTATTTcataaagatatttttgctgtcgtttttaataaattattaaaggTCCTCTTCACAACACACAAACTTTCAACGCAGATACACCGTTGTAGCCTTGGTAGTCTAAGACCACAAGCACGATAAGTGTGGAGGGAGATACAATACACTTTATTACACCCACTTTTATTAACGCTGCAAGCCTTGtccttgaagaaaataatttcagcctCAGTATGACGTTATCACAAGTACCATTTGCTACCCTTTGCACTCCTCAGCAGCTAACTACCCTGACAGCAGTTTTACATCAGTCTCTCAATTTAGACTTTAACAGAAAGCAATACTAGAAAATGTCAACTATGAGCAAAAAATACTGCTTGATGCACTACATATTTTCATCTGAATCGTTTAATAATTCACAATCCATAAACCATTAATGGCGTATGACGTCTGAGCTGCTGGTGAGCAGTTTTTGCTTAACCACTTAGTATTCCTGTCCCTAATGGGCTGCACCCTCTACTGCTCACAGGCTGTCGCAAGTCTTTAGCTGCCCCCACTTGCAAGCAAGATGAATGAAAAGCACCATGCTCAGACCAGTATGTTACTTCACATCCCAAGCAGCTCAGTCTGTAGGAACAGTCACAAACTCCCAAATACTTACCAGGGAGTTCCTATAAGAGCCCACTATCTACAGGGCAACAGAAAGCAGCCAATACTGAGGACAAGAGGAGGACCACCTGAACCTGcccatccttcctcctctctgctaaGAAGAGAACATGAACTTTGGCATGGTGGAAGAGCCGAGGAACCCTCCTGCAGCTGGCAAACCAGAAGCTTGTACGCACCTATCCTTacattccaaagaaaagcaactgCAACTCCTCTTTGAGGTCTGTCCTGAAAATGAGACCAAGAATATTCAACTGCTGCTTGTAAGAAACATGTAACCTTTCCAACCACAGGTATGGCTAACTCAGGCAGAACTAGCACTTGGGCTGATAACCAAGCACCTCCACTACCACCCTCAAAAACAGTTCAGAGACAGCAACATCAGAAGCAATCTGCTTCTAGCCGTCTACATACATTTTCACTGTGGAGAAGTTCTCTCTCAAAACGCGTACCAAACATGCAGAACTACACCCAGACTAGAGCATGCTTGCTGCAGCAGGTTTGAAAAATTAACACCCAAACTTGATGTACAGAGATGACCCCCAGATCCTTAATCatgaaatcacagaatgtcctgagctggaagggacccacaaggaccatcgagcccaacccctgtccctgcacaggacaccccaaattcacaccctgtctctgagggccttgttcaagtgcttcttgaatatcctcaggcttggtgccgtgatgcctccctggggaacccattccagggctccaccaccctctgggggaagaacattttcctaatatccaacctgaATCTCCCctggtgtaggggaatagacagggatcggcgaccggaagatcacgggctgtgacggaaagacagacccctccccataggagtggcaggaacaggaagcgcaagagctatataagcgtgtgacgcagttaaataaacggacattttgtatccatcatattgatgtctgtgcatcactgtccccagggtgggtagagccctgtgtcccggagatatgcggcccaagataagttctcccgtagaagcgtacagctacacccTGGCACAtgtccctgccattccctcgggtcctaaAATTCTTAAGGTTCTTAATTAACAACTGAAGTCTTCACTGGATATCACTTCAAAGCATGCTAATAACAGAGGTCAAACATCACAAGTGTGTTTTTGAACAAGCTGTAATGCTGCAAGAAGTCCAGTAGCACCACCATATACTCAGGCAATAGACCTCAGGTAACAACTGTCCAAAAAGACACTCTGCATCACGCAATGTACATGGAGTAGGACTTCATGACATTTTTGAGAAGGTGAAGCAGGGGACAGCATTGCTGAGTACAGGGCACAGCCTGTTGGTTTGAATAACTTGATTATACTTTTAAATGCCACAAAAATCCAGAAGTGAGGAGAAAATTAACTGGAAATTAGCAGGGTACATAAGGAGGAAGGTATGTGGGTGCCTACCATCTTGAGAAATTACCAATGACTACAACTACAGGAACAGCAGAGAAAGTACAGCTCTGTACTTCTGACAGTACAGTTTATTATGCAACTACCTATGCAAACATTGTCCACAAGCAGCACAGCCTAATATGCCTCTTTGATCCAGAAACTCACACCTCCAGCAGGGCTGAACTAAACGGTGCTAACACAGTTAACATCTGCTG
Coding sequences within:
- the SAMHD1 gene encoding deoxynucleoside triphosphate triphosphohydrolase SAMHD1, coding for MGSPVKGWGASAVKRVRRDGSPETPCGPAAERDCCDPRMWDTERLCQYLSLCGVDEPSLLHRFRENRVTGSMLMDLPACAFEVAGVCRPAERLEALACLQKLPRRGADAMKVFNDPIHGHIEIHPLLVRIIDTPQFQRLRYIKQLGGTYLVFPGASHNRFEHSIGVGYLAGCLVRALKERQPELDITQRDILCVEIAGLCHDLGHGPFSHMFDGRFVPLTRPGLKWKHETASVEMFEHLIISNKLEVIMKSYGLVLEEDMTFIKEQIGGPVDENTCEKMWPYRGRPKEKSFLYEIVANKKNGIDVDKWDYFARDCHHLGIQNNFDYKRLLKFTRVCEVKNQKHICTRDKEAGNLYDMFHTRNCLHRRAYQHKIGNIIEIMITEAFQKADKFFKIEGSGGKLYQISTAMEDMEAYTKLTDNIYLEILHSSCPELKEAREILRKIERRELYKFLGETKPGTLREIVKNNSLAESIADAKPEKDPPDVELKAEDFIVDVIDMDYGMKEQNPIDNVLFYCKADPSKAVRISKEQVSKLLPMTFAEQIIRVYCRSQDPEIVSAAKQYFIQWCIEKDFTKPEDSDVVAPHLTPVKWNKMEDDEHRTASEPSCKHRLPFDK